CATCTACATACTCTGAAGTTTGAGAAACCCACTGATCTAAAGCAAAAACTCTAATTAGGGTGATTGTAGGCATCAGCTGTCTGTAAACTTTAAGACTGGGGTCCCTTCCTGCTACCTTCTAAATCATATTCCTTCTCTTACTATCCATGAGATTGTTTGTGCCTGGTACACTTTCTTCAGTATGTCTGCCCACTGAGGCAGGAATATCAGAATCTCCTCAGAGTAAAAGAAGATAGAGACATTTAGTTTATCCAACAGGTAATATACCTCTGTAGATTACTAAAGTCAACTTTTCAATCTAAGATTTTAACCTTTTGGATCATTGACACTGTGAATAGACAAAACTTGAAAATACACTTTCAAAAAATCTAAAAGTACAAGAGTTAGAATAAAACCCCAACATTATTgaaacaacaaccaccacaaaaGAAGATATAGAGTAAACTTAATGAGTATCTTAGTCAACGACACACCCTGATGGTTACTTACTTCTAATTTTGTTGTGATCGAGATGAAGGTGCTGCAGATGAGCACTGATTTTGGGGACCTTTGTGAGTTGATTGTGAGACAGTTGAAGATCTAGAATTGATGATACATTAAAACCACTAGAAGGAAGGCCAGCATCAGATAATTTGTTGTGGTTGAGTCGCAGAAAGGCCACTTTAGGAatcacattaaaataattttctggtaTTCCTTCAATGGAATTGTTGTCTAAGAACAGCTGCATTGTATTGGCTGGTAATCTTGGTGGCATATTCCTCAGGGCATTCTTAGCCATATTTAGCTGCATGAGGTTCTTGAGCCCCTTAAAGGTGTCTCTTTGAAAGGCATTGTCTAATAGCTTATTGTGCTGCAGGTCAAGAAGAGTCAGGTTCTCCAGATTGCTGAAAGTCCCTTGAGGAATTCTGGACACCTTGTTTCTAGCTAATTGTAATTGTTCTAAGCTTCTTGGCAATGGGGAAGGTACCTCCTCTAGCTCATTATCttccagaaacaagaaaagcagctTCTTCAGTTGGCTCAGGGCTCCCTTTTCAATCCCATAGTTGgttattttgttcttgtttagGTTTATCCATCTCAGCTGGGTGGCATTCTCGAATGGCTTCTCAGGAATGGTTTCTATCAGGTTGTTTTCAAGATAAAGGTACCAGATCCTTGATGGTATAGCAGGGATTTCTTTGAGACCTCGGTTTTCACAGTACAAAGCAGTAGGGAAACTGGGGGGACAGAAACATTCCCTGGGACAATCGAAATCATGCATTGTCCAGTCCTCTGGATCACTTGCCTCATAAACCTGTCTCACACTTCGAGTCCACACCGTATCTGTTACGAATAACACCCAGATGATGAAGCAGATTGTGGTTGCCATTATAGTATCTAGAGTAAGGGGTACAGTTATTAGAGGTTTAAAGAGTTTGACCTTTAGATAACTGCATGCACCAAAGTGATCGGTAAACATAGCTTTTTTggtgagtggggagggaggaaggtaaAGCCTTGAGAGCATTTTATGCCTAGTTATCAATCATTACCACCTCTTTAGTGAGCACTATCTGCAAGgcatttttgaaaagtgaaactgactCACCAACTTGTAACTTTCCAGTTTTAACGCAATCACGatgaaaactaagaaaaagcAAATTTTAGGAACTCTAAGTGCTTTTCCATTTCAAGCTATTTAATACAAGGAAGTTAACTGAAACCCAGAGTTGAACACACAAGTacaaaaaagtgaaattttaataACTCAAATTTAGAGTCTACATTGTTCCTAAGAAATAGGCATATGCTTTTACTTTTGCTCCTAAATGAGCAGAACATCTGGATGAAATTTCCCAGGCTCTTTGGCCCTTGAACCAAAGAAATAGCGAGATCAAAGAACATTTTAGCAGTTTTTTTGTGAAGGAAGgttttaggatttgaagaaaAGTGTGTGATTAATCGCTTGCTCTGTTGCCCAACTTCTCAGGTaagttttattttgggggtttaggaaaatatttctaatattttaatacaAGATCAAGCTGTTTAGCCAAGAAATTTGGATTATGAAACTCTctctatatagatatagatatagacatagataCAGATATAATCACACTTACATAAGTGGCATTACTATGGTcagtaagaaagaaaacaaaagaacatgCTTAGGGTACAGGTGATTTCCATAGTTTCAGTATGGCTGCTAACAAGCATAGGTTAACACTTACTGATATGTGAGacatttaaaagacagaaattctCCCAGCTGAGTATCATCAAGGCTATGGGAAAAAAGAACTATCCTAACGtgaaaaatatttgtgtgtgtgtgtgtatctgtataacAGTAACATTCTGACCAAGGTACATTTAGTTCAAACACTTGGTAATGAAGACCAAATAAATTTTACTGATTCcttaagaaaagataaaatgagcATCATTTAGAAATGCTGATCTTTTGATTTTGCCACTAAATCAAGGCAAGCACAGAGCTGCCTCCTCAAGCTGTCAAATTTCTTGTGATTGCGGAATGCTCCTCTGGTCATCCTCCAGACacattaaaacattattttttttttcagaataggGATTTTCTTTAGCTATTGATGCTGTAACCCTGCCTCAGATGAATCATAACTTTGAATTCTTAACTTTAAGAGTTacgaaaattgtaaaaaatagtTTACCTTGCTGTCCAGGAATGTATCGCTGAATCCTGTGTCTGGAGCTGAAGTTTGCTAAAAtcagttaaggaaaaaaaaaaaagaaagaaaactttgacTAAgggaatttgtttttattttattctgtcaaACCTCCTAGGAGGAAAAAATACAACCTCCTCTGACCGGTCACCATGAACACCTTTGATGTATTGTTCCCACTTTGACAGCGCCTCAGAACACCGCTTACCTCAGTTCTTGGATCTTCCTCGCCCCTTTCTATTGGTCACTGCTCATTCATAGTAATGGGTTGACCCAGGCTCCACGGTTGTGTTTTTATGAATCCTCCCTAATATATATGCATCCATGGCTCCAGCTTTAACCCCTCCAACAGCCACAGCACTTCAGTACCTAGGCAGCCCAGAACAGAAAATTCTGACTTTAATCTCAAGAACCCATAACAAAAATTCAGTGTCATTTTCAAACGCTGAGTTCACAGTCCCAAAGATATCATAATGTGGTGATCTGGAGTAACATCAAGAAACTAAAAGCAGTTTTAATTTCAAGTAAAACAAAAAGgagattttaaagcatttttctctagttttttttttttaattggatacaAAGAAATAAGGGCCAATGTCCTCTTTATATGGAAatcttttactcatttttttattGTATAAAACAGTTGCTGAAATTCTATTTAGATATATTGATTTTGATAAGGgaaaaagagatagaaaatatatttgagaaatttaaaaaagaaatctggaaagCTCTACCTGATGTTGGCACTAAATATGCTGTTATGCTTTGTTTTATAGAAATAATTCTTCTGTCTCTATTTCATATTGGGAGCTTTATTCCAAATAGCtattaaaatgagattttttttttctctttataacaGATGTTTTTCATTTAGGGCATTATAGGACCTTATGTTgcactcttttgtttctttagcacATAAGTTTAAGATAATGTTTCTTCTAGTTCTtatatttgaggggaaaaaacaaaacaaaacttatgtCTCTTaaggaaagacaaaaatttttgaaaatcttaTTTTCAGATGTTATCCTGTTGATTGATTAtaatcattttgttttctaaatctatcTCATTGTGGGAAAAGAAATGTGTACTGATATGACTCATTTGACACTACTCACGCAAGTATTATCAGAGAGGGAACACAGTGAAGAGCAGAGAGCACTGGACTCACAAAAGTTTTCTGAACCACTTACTTCCTTACTCTTAAGCACAGTCTTGTCAGCTACAACACAGGGCTGGACCCCCCTCACAAGTTTGTTGTAAAGGATAGGAAATGTTAGCCTTTTTGTAGCGTAAACTCTACACTCTCAAATGGAAAATACCCTTCAATTTAAGGGCTTTTATAACCCAACATCTAAATCAGACATGCTCTCTTGGTAGCCCAACAGGCACATTCatatcttaagaaaaaaagttaagggttatttgcttttctcacagggcttcccttgtggctcagctgataaagaatctgcctgcaatgtgggagatctgggttcgatccctgggttgggaagatcccctggagaagggaaaggctacccactccagtattctgccctggagagtttcatggaatgtataatccatggggtcacaaagaatccgacaCGACTTTTTCTCACAACAATGATCTCCTCTCTTTactgcattttttccttttctctttcttctttttctaaaccgTCACAACATAAACAACAGATAATCTCTAAACTGCATGACCCCCTTCAGCTACTctcttatttcttaattttcttttttagccaACCTTATTTCAGTCACTTCTTAATTCTATTACAAAAATGTTGCTACGTGTCCATTGTAGGAAAATTAGAGTCGTGTATTGGCTGCCTCTAAGCTCCAGTTCTAGTTGCCATCCCATCCATGATTCACCCACCAAAATAGAGTTTCTCTCCCCTCCATTTCCCTAACATtgatctggcaaaaaaaaaaaaaaaaaaaaaaaaaccagcactgATCTTCGTATTTACTAATCTACTGACATCTTTTAGTTTAAGCCTACTTGACTTGTGACTTCTAGCAATGCCGACCCACCCCTTTAATGAAATGTTTCTCTCGAagtttttcctcctccttccttgtgACTTCTCTCTATCAGTATTCTGAAACTCTGTGTttcctgtatcattttttttaagtgtttctaaCATTTAAAGCTCTTTGAGAGTCTAAGATCTCAAAATTTTTAAACCATTCCCTCCATTATGGTGACTCCTGAGGCTCTTTCTTCACTCCAGCCTCTGGAAGAAAACCTGAACTCCTGTGTGTGTATCCACGCACTCTAGAGACATCTCCTGTTGCAGGTCTCACAGCCGTGTATCTTTAATTGCTGTTGCCACTTTATACTTTTGAGTGACACTCTCAGCTTATTCTGTCTCCTAAACTAGAAATCTGGAAATCATTCTCaactcttccttttcattttgtgagCATGTGATAGCATTTTAAGGACCCTGAGAGGCAGGAtataaataaaaaggatcatcAGCAATGCTTGCCAGGTTTGGTATCGTTGTTTCCAGACCAAAACAGAGAGTGTTTGCCACCATTAGTGTAATCTCTGTCTGCCTATATCTTGGTTTTTCCCATAACAATTCAATCTACCCTTCTTGGATTACTGACTCTTGGAGGATGATTCTAACTCTTTATGAGAACTCCTTATGTAGAAGTTcagtaattaaatgaaaataatggtaAGAATATCTGAATCATGTTACATGATTGCTGTTACAAGAATTAATGAAAGACTCTGCCAAGTCATACCTAATTCTgttaagaggagaaaagaagtCTAGTGTTTAATGATGAGGCTTTGGTATTGTCTTTCTAATgagagactcagttcagttcagtcactcagtcatgtccaactctttgcggccccatggactgcaacacgccaggcctccctgtccatcaccaactcccagggtttactcatgtccactgagtcggtgatgccatccaaccatctcatcctctgttttccccttctcctcctgccttcaatctctcccagcatcagggtcttttcaaatgagccaggtCTGtgtatcacgtggccaaagtgttggagtttcaacttcagcatcagtcctttgaatgaaaattcaggactgatttcctttaggatggactggttggatctccttgcctgtccaagagactctcaagagtcttctccaacaccccagttcaaaagcatcaattctttggcactcagctttcttaatagtccaactctcccatccatacatgactactggaaaaaccatagctttgactagatggaccttggtgggcaaagtaatgtctctgttttttaatatgctgtctaggctggtcataacttttcttccaaggagcaagcatcttttaatttcatggctgcagtcaccatttgcagtgattttggagcccaaaatataaagtctgtcactgttttcactgtttccccatctatttgccatgaattgatggggcccaatgtcatgatcttcgttttctgaatgttgagttttgagccaactttttcactctcctctttcactttcatggagaaggcaatggcaccccactccagtactcttgcctggaaaatcctatggatggaggagcctggtaggctgcagtccatagggtcgctagactcggacacgactgagcgacttcactttcacttttcactttcatgcattggaggaggaaatggcaactcactccagtgttcttgcctggagaatcccaaggacggggtagcctggtgggctgccatctatgggggtgcacagagtcaaacatgactgaagcgacctagcagcagcagcagctttcactttcatcaagaggttcttttgttcttcttcgctttctgccataagtgtggtgtcatctgcatttctgaggttattgatatttctcctggcaatcttgactccagcttgtgcttcattcagtccaacatttctcatgatatattctgcatataagttaaataagcagggtgacaatatacagccttgacgttctccttttcctatttggaaccagtatgttgttccatgtccagttctaactgttgcttcttgacctgcatatagatttctcaggaggcaggtcaggtgatatGGTATTCccacatctttaagaatttttcagtttgttgtgatccacccagtcaaaggctttggcatagtcaataaagcagaaggagatgtttttctggaactctattgctttttcaatgatccaacagatgttggcaatttgatctctagttcctctgccttttctgaatccagcttgatcatctggaggttcatggttcatgtactattgaagcctggcttggagaattttgagcattactttgctagagcatgagatgagtgcagttgtgtggtagtttgagcattctttggcactgcctttctttgggattggagtgaaaactgacctttttcagccCTGTGgtaactgctgagttttccagatttgctggcatattgagtgcagcaccttcacagcattatcttttaggatttgaaatagctcaactggaattccatcatatccactagctttgttcatagtgatgcttcctaaggcccacttgacttcacattccaggatgtctggctctaggtgagtgatcacatcatcagaCTATTATTGTCCAAAGTCCATGGGACTTGGGACATGGTAGGTATCCAATAACTATTTACCAAGTTAGTAAATGAGCAAATGCATAAGGCACATGTGTCATTTTGATAACTGATTTTTCTAAATCAATGTAACTATGTATATCAAAACATAGTGAAGAGCCTTCaaaatatggttaaaaaaaaaaaaaagtggcttagAGTTTTCCTGTTGCATCTTACTAGTTGTTTGAGCTGGCACAGGCTGTTTAACCATCACAAGCCTAAGTCTACCCTTAAAGCATCTGCTCTGACTACTATGATGGGTTGTTTGAAAATCAAAGAAGATAATGAAGGTGAACATATCAGTTGGCTCagaaatttctttcat
The sequence above is drawn from the Dama dama isolate Ldn47 chromosome 3, ASM3311817v1, whole genome shotgun sequence genome and encodes:
- the KERA gene encoding keratocan, translating into MATTICFIIWVLFVTDTVWTRSVRQVYEASDPEDWTMHDFDCPRECFCPPSFPTALYCENRGLKEIPAIPSRIWYLYLENNLIETIPEKPFENATQLRWINLNKNKITNYGIEKGALSQLKKLLFLFLEDNELEEVPSPLPRSLEQLQLARNKVSRIPQGTFSNLENLTLLDLQHNKLLDNAFQRDTFKGLKNLMQLNMAKNALRNMPPRLPANTMQLFLDNNSIEGIPENYFNVIPKVAFLRLNHNKLSDAGLPSSGFNVSSILDLQLSHNQLTKVPKISAHLQHLHLDHNKIRNVNVSVICPSTPTTLPVEDSFSYGPHLRYLRLDGNEIKPPIPMDLMTCFRLLQAVII